Sequence from the Streptomyces sp. NBC_00440 genome:
CGATCGTGTCCGCGGCGCGGTCGAGGGCATAGGCGTGGGCGCCCGAGAGCGCCGCCCTTCCGTTGAAGACGTGGATCCAGCCCCACGCCTCGCCGCGCAGGACGATCATGCGGCGCGTACAGCCCGGCTCCTCGTGCGACTGAACCACCGTTGACCTGCTGTGCTCGCTGGGAGCCCCGGTCCGGTGGGCCATCCTGGCGTGCAGCCCCCAGTTCTTCATCAGCAGATCGGTGTCCGCTGTGCCCCCGGCGTACGCCACGACCTGGTGGTCGGTGTCCTCCAGGACCACGGGAGAGCCCACGTGGTGGGCGAGCGTCTCAGCGAAGGACACATGGCTGCGACTGGCCAGAAGCAGCTGGATGAAGTCCGCGTTGAGCCGCTCGAAGGCGAGGAGGTCGGCGGTCCTCTCGTCGGAGATCAACTCATGCACCTGCGCGGACACCTCGACGAACGGCAGCTCGTCCACCAGGCCGATCAGGGGAAGGCCCAGCTGCCGGGCTTCGTCCACCAGCGCCGACGGCATCGTGGTGAACGCCCTCCCGCCCAGTTCCACGACGAGTGCGGCAGCGTTCGCGGCGCTGACCTCCTGGACGTAACGCCGCTGCTCACCTGCCGTACGGCCGACCCCGAGCCCGGCTGTCAGCAGCAACTCGCCGCCCGTCAGGAAACGGGCGACGTCGGGGATCTCCACAGGATGGACCCAGCGGATGGTCCGGTCCAGATTCTCCTCACCCGCGTACACACGGACCTCGGTCCGGCTGAAGACCTCCAGTTGGAGTGCGGCTGCTACGGACAGAGCCATGACGGAACCTCTTCGGAACAAGTAGGAACTTCACCCGGGTGTACGGGTGGCGCAGCGGGGGTTGCGCCGATGCAACTGGCCGGGACGGGTGCCGGACGCAGGACGCCCGGAGCCACGGTCAGGGGGCAGGTCCCCATCGTGCCCTGCGCGGTGGGTCCTGGGATTGCACGAATGATGCAGCATTCGGCGACATCCTTGCACAGTCTGTGTCTGCCTTGCGGGTGGCCCTCGCCTTCATGCTGGTGGACGCCACAGCTTTGGTCGCGCAGCGCAGGCCGCGAGCGCGATGGGGCAGGGGCTCCCGCCGGACCGGAGCGGCGCCCCGCCCCGCGAGCGCGTCGGCAGCCGGCCGGGTGCCGGCTCCCCCGCAGCGCGAGGCACCAGGACCTCGCTGACCCGGATCCCGCCGCGCCAGGACGTTCCATCTGTACTTGGAGGACCACCATGAGAGCCGCCGTCGTTCCGCGCCCGTCCGGACCCTTCGGCATCGCAGACCTGCGGATGCCCCGGCCCGGGCCGGGAGAGATCCTCGTGCGCGTCGCCGCCTGCGGTGTCTGCCACACCGATCTGCACATCCATGACGGCTCGGTGGCCTTCCCGTTCCCCGCGGTTCTGGGGCATGAGATTTCCGGAACGGTTGTCGACACGGGGGCCGGTGTGGACCACCTCAGCCCCGGCCAGAGCATCGTCGGCGCATTCATCATGCCGTGCGGCTCCTGCGCGATGTGCACGTCGGGCCGGGAGGAACTGTGCGAGCCGTTCTTCGCACACAACCGGCTGAACGGAACGCTCTACGACGGGACGACCAGGCTCTTCGACGCCAACGGCGATCCGGTGTGGATGTACTCCATGGCGGGCCTGGCCGAGTACGCCGTCATGCCCGCGCTCGGTGCGGCGCCGATCCCCTCCGGCGGCCACCTCAGG
This genomic interval carries:
- a CDS encoding PucR family transcriptional regulator, which translates into the protein MALSVAAALQLEVFSRTEVRVYAGEENLDRTIRWVHPVEIPDVARFLTGGELLLTAGLGVGRTAGEQRRYVQEVSAANAAALVVELGGRAFTTMPSALVDEARQLGLPLIGLVDELPFVEVSAQVHELISDERTADLLAFERLNADFIQLLLASRSHVSFAETLAHHVGSPVVLEDTDHQVVAYAGGTADTDLLMKNWGLHARMAHRTGAPSEHSRSTVVQSHEEPGCTRRMIVLRGEAWGWIHVFNGRAALSGAHAYALDRAADTIAIALLGDRESGARASHRQSSLINRLLLGDITGEQFVDRALKVGRDLRDRPLAVAVVCKEPGDDHSARLALEPVLKSMKLPAVLADTGDQVLAVVGLTHQVSGQQLTEQLDAQGARAGVSRSGPAEHLVDAARQARTAASVAVTREKPTTLHFDRLGVLRLLVALADGPELHRYVDVELGPLLQHDATETNALLPTLQAYLAADGNKTRAAEALFIQRRTLYYRIERLNALLGRSVDDPEVRGGLSLALRALDLMGPHRSGTPDNQRR